The Engraulis encrasicolus isolate BLACKSEA-1 chromosome 24, IST_EnEncr_1.0, whole genome shotgun sequence DNA window GGGACTTCCATGCCATCGTCTTCCTCTGGCACCACTGCAGCACCTACTGGGTAACAGGACAGAACATCAGCATTTACATTTGACTTGCCAGAGCGGTGCTTGACCTGGAATCTGTAGCTGGCCAGCCGAGCCACCCACCGTTGCTCCACTGCCCCTAATCGTGCTGTGGCCAGATGTGCAAGGGGATTGTTGTCAGTGTATACAGTGAAATCTGATCCAAGGAGGTACTCGTGGAACTTTTCAGTGATTGCCCACTTAAGAGCCAGTAGTTCCAATTTGAAAGAGCTATAATTCGCATCATTGCGTTCTGCACCCTGGAGACCCCTACTGGCATAAGCAATAACCTTCTCCTGTCCATCTTGTTTTTGAGAGAGCACAGCCCCTAAGCCTTTGTGGCTTGCATCTGTATAAAGCAGGAAGGGTAATGTGAAATCGGCAAATGCCAGGAGTGGTGCCTGCACAAGGCCTTGTTTTAGGGATTCAAAGGCTGCTTCACAATCATCTGACCAATTCCATGGGGGGCATGATGCTTTGGCCTTAGGTTTCTTGGTGGGGTGCCCTTCCAGTAGCTTATGCAGTGGTGCTGCTGTTTGTGAGAACCCCTTAACAAATCTGCGGTAGTACCCAGCCAGGCCAAGGAAGGCTCGCAACTCGGTTGTGGACTTTGGTACCTTCCATTCCTGAACAGCCACCACCTTGTCAGGGTCTGGAGCTATTCCAGCATCAGATACCACGTGACCCAGATACTGGACACTGCTTCGGAGGAGCTTGCATTTGTCTGGTTTCAACTTTAGACCCTGCTGGGAGAGGCGAGAGAAGACAAAATCAAGGCGATCAAGGTGGCTATTAAAGTCTGGGGCAAAAACAATCACATCATCAAGGTAAATCAACAATGATTGATAGTTTTGATCTCCCAAGCAGCTCTCCATTAGGCGTTGGAAGCTTGCCGGTGCATTGCACAGTCCGAATGGCATTCGTTGGAACTCAAATAGCCCCATAGGAGTGGTGAAAGCCGTTTTGTCCATATCTTTTTGGTGCATTTTGACTTGCCAGTAACCTGATGCAAGATCAAGGGTCGAGTACCAGCGGGCCTTCTTTAAGCTGGCTAATGCTTCTTCCACCCGGGGTAGGGGGTATGAGTCTTTTCGGGTTACTTGGTTCAGCTGCCTATAGTCTACACAAAACCGAATGGAGCCATCCTTTTTCCGTACTAGGACTATAGGAGAGGACCATGGACTTGAGCTGGGTTTGATTATGTCGGCATCCAACATTCGTTTAATCAAAGCCTTGACCTCACCGTACAGATTTGGAGGGATCTGTCGATATCTCTGTCTGATTGGGGCTGCATCCCCTGTTGGTATCTCATGTAGGATGGTCTCCGTGCAGCCATAGTCCTCCTCATGCTGTGAAAAGACAGACTGATGTGTAGTCAACAGTGTGGCCAGTTTTTCTTTTTGCTCAGCTGACAATTGCACCCCTTCTAGGTCAAATTGAGGTGGTGGGTTGGCGTTCACACTACCTGCTTCCACTGCATTTACTGGCACCCCACTGGCTTCATTGGGGACCAACTGCAAGTCAGGGCAGTCAtcaaacacttcacacacatttaaTGTCAGCAATTCTCCCAATTTTTGGTATGGGTACAAGGTCATTGGTGTATTACTGATATTTCGGACACGCACCTGCATTTGACCATTGTTCACATTCACCAGGGTGCGAGCCACCAGCAGTCCGTCTCTGGTGGGCAGCGGCTCCATAAGGGCTTCGTAACTTCGACCACAAGGCCCGTTTCGAGCTTTACAGTTCAAGAGCACCTCACGATTACCTGGCACTGTTACAGGGCGCCGACTGGCCAGACGGGCATAGCCCACGAACCCCTCTGGTGAGGTGAAGCGGTGTTCTTTTTGGCAGATGTGCATAGCTTTCTGCCACATGACTTTTCCAAAGGCGTTCAATGGTGGTTGCCTTTTGACATCACAGGGGGCACTGTTCTGGAACAAGATCTGCCAAACTTCTTTGATGATATTCATCCCCACTAGTGCAGACACTGTCAGACATGAATTTTTGACTACGATTACGCCCACATTCTCTAGGCTTACACCAGCAACGTCCACCTGAAGCGTTACATACCCCAGATATGGTATTTCTTTGCCATTGGCTGCTCTCAGCTTTAGCCAGGAGGTTGGATCCTTCAGCCGTTGACCATTTGTTCCGAAATGCTCTTCAAACCAGTCCTGACGCATCATGGATACTTGGGAGCCAGTATCCAGCAGGCACGAGACAGCAACTCCATCCATGGACAcctgtatcatggggcattccccAACAAGATCACAAGAGGGCAGACTTGTGCTTGAAGGGGCATTTTCAGCTGTGGAGTTAGCTACATGCAATGACAGGGGACTTGTATGGGGTGGGTCAGGTTTTGGCATGGACAGTGTCGAGGGGGACTGGTTTGTTGGTGGAGGGGTGACAGCAGAATGAGAGACTGGTTTGAGATGTGTAGGGTTTACTGCAGACATTACTTGGTGAGGGGTGGGGCATGACTTTTCCTGTGACCTAGGAGGTGCATGTAGTGGATCATTTACAAGTGGGCCTACCGTTTGATCCTCAACAGCAGGGGACACTAGTTTAAAGTGGGCTGTGGGTTCTGCTTAGGGCAATTGCGGGCAATGTGACCAGGGGCTCCACAGTTAAAGCATATGGGGCGCCCTTGTTCATCATACTCACGGGGCCTTGGCTGTCGACCTGCCCGTTGGTGTCTCGGGGCTGGGGAATAGCTCCGTGACCTTTGGGGGGCCTGCAGCGAGCCATTGCTCTGGGAACTCCCCTGCTGTCTTGATTTCTGGAACTCTTCTCTAATACCCTGCAGGAGGGTCTGGGAGAGATTGTTCACTTGGACTTCGACTTCCTTTGACAGCTCTGCTTTCAGTTCCACTTTCAGTTTCTTAAGATCGTCCTCCCAAGGTTGCTTTTGTGTGGCATTCCTCACTGCTCCACAGTAGGCATGGCCCTCTTCCTCCAACCCG harbors:
- the LOC134441724 gene encoding uncharacterized protein LOC134441724 yields the protein MARCRPPKGHGAIPQPRDTNGQVDSQGPVSMDGVAVSCLLDTGSQVSMMRQDWFEEHFGTNGQRLKDPTSWLKLRAANGKEIPYLGYVTLQVDVAGVSLENVGVIVVKNSCLTVSALVGMNIIKEVWQILFQNSAPCDVKRQPPLNAFGKVMWQKAMHICQKEHRFTSPEGFVGYARLASRRPVTVPGNREVLLNCKARNGPCGRSYEALMEPLPTRDGLLVARTLVNVNNGQMQVRVRNISNTPMTLYPYQKLGELLTLNVCEVFDDCPDLQLVPNEASGVPVNAVEAGSVNANPPPQFDLEGVQLSAEQKEKLATLLTTHQSVFSQHEEDYGCTETILHEIPTGDAAPIRQRYRQIPPNLYGEVKALIKRMLDADIIKPSSSPWSSPIVLVRKKDGSIRFCVDYRQLNQVTRKDSYPLPRVEEALASLKKARWYSTLDLASGYWQVKMHQKDMDKTAFTTPMGLFEFQRMPFGLCNAPASFQRLMESCLGDQNYQSLLIYLDDVIVFAPDFNSHLDRLDFVFSRLSQQGLKLKPDKCKLLRSSVQYLGHVVSDAGIAPDPDKVVAVQEWKVLQWCQRKTMAWKSPGSKR